The genomic window GAGGAAACACGGCCCCTATAACCATCCCTAGTCACACAAGTAACAACAAACACTCTAAACGGCAAAAACAAAGCTAGGAAAAAATATGTCGAAATGCTAGTCGAAACACTAAATGTTCAAGTGTTTTACGTTAAAATAGGACAATAAAAATTGCCAAGGCCCAAAATAAagcaaatataattttgtaaaacacTTTTAATAGTCTAACATAACATACATTCCAAAAAGTATTTGGTACCAGTGTAAAAAATgacacaaaataataaattaataaaatttgaattatggttttatagaaatattttaaaagttattaaattaagaaattttctctataaattaataaaattttgcaaattccaatatttcaatttcttgtgGAAAAGACTAGCGCAATGGCTTAATGCATTTCATTGACAgtaatttatagagatttttaCTGTATAATGgcaaaaattaacaaaatacgTCAAAAATGGCCAAATACAAACAAGGATAATGTTTCTCAGTAAAATgttagataattaaaatacaaagtGGTCTCGGttttgtcccaaaaaaaaagtggtctCGGTCAGaacaataaatcaaattttttgttttagttttttagattttgtataaaaatttaagaagttaaaaaaatgtaaagaaagagtttttttttttggtaaagaaagagttcatttaaaatattatgcaagctttacaaaagttttgtgatcattgatttaaaatttcttaataCCACCAGTAAGAGattaggcaaaaaaaaaaaatgattcataTCCTCAAAACACTCGTTGACCCGATAAGCAGCTAgtctaaacattttaaaatagcAATGCATCGTGCTATTTTATGTTAACTGGACAAATAGTTTGAATTAATAAGTTTTCATGTTAAGGAATCCGATGGGATTCTTCATGATATCCTATTTGTATCCTCcttttttgatgtttgtctattttttcttttatcagtCGCAACTTTAGTTGTTAACCTGATGCTTTGGCGAACGAAATGTTATCTCGTTATATTGAATCCtaaattatgaaataatatcagttatttgactccaaaaaaaaacaaccatGTTACACAtcatataagtatataaaaaaacgtTACACTGtcaatatataatatcgacataaataaatttaaaataggaAACCGCGTGAAGACATTATCTGAGTTATTGACATTATCAAACCGCGAGCAATACATGGCCgtatattttatgtttagtggaatttataaaatatatttttcttacttgATTTCCTCGTAGTCTACTCTACTTAATACTCTAACAGTAAGTAGGTAGACAAGGgccttcatttttttcttgtatacaAGCGTGATCCATATCTACTCGTCTACAAATTTGGATCAATTTGGATCTCTATAAACCATGTAATCTGGCAAAATTCTGCGTGAAAGACTTTAAAGAATTTGAGTTATTGACATAATCAAACTGCGAGATATATGGccatatatttaatttttattggaAGTTTTctgacttatttttttttcgtaacaTCACGTAGGCCTGATTAGGGCcatcatatattttgtattagGACAAACGTGATCCATATCCACTTGTCAAGataaatgtatatgtataatgTTTCGTGTTCATAACGTTAAATAATTATTGTAatatttccatatatatataattaacaaaataggACCCACTGCAATTTAATCTATCTAAAACATGTAATCCGCATTACCCTGACAAAATTCGAATATTGAGTTGTCGTTATTGGTTAATTAATCATGTTTAActataaacaaagaaaaaaagcatcACACCCAGTGAGAGACCCTATGGAAAAGGGCAGATTATTCTTTACACACAGACCCTATGGAAAATTGGGATGCAAAAGACAAAATTGTGATTAAAATGGAAATGCCTTTATGGATTAGGATTTGTGGACTTGGGAGAGGCTATCTATATACGTCCTCATGTGACCTTGGAAGTTGGAACACCACGAAAGGAGTTGATATACTAATTAAGTCGAACCACTAATTAATGGGAAGACGTGCGTCGACCGTCGATGAAGTTGCGtaacttaaaaaatttaattccGGATATGATAATTTCCAAATAATCatgcttatttatatatgtctGGTCTAAGTCTAATTAACAATGCAAGCAAACTGTAGTCATGCTAGTGAAAtggataaattaataatcatttatCATTTCCAATTAATTCAGTCTGGCATTTACACTTTCTGTTAATTTTAGCACTATAACGTTTTCATCTTTTGACAAATACGTTAAAAAGGTGGAATACTACTGTACATATACATGAGCAAAATTTAAAGAGTATCTTGgataattattattacttcAGATATGTATTTAAAAAGGGCTAGCTAGGGTTGGAAAAATGATATACATAATACATGTTAATtataaacatacaaaaaaaaataaaaaatttataaacatacaATAAAAAATGGCAAACGTTGTTAATAAAACTGAAGAAGACGCTCTTGGTTTATAGTTGACTAATTGTACTCGCAATATATTCAAAGGtgttattaattttgaaaataacatAACTTATATTGCTTTAGTCCTTCagtttctttctatttttcacACATTTGTTGGTTGGTAAGTTTttaaattgtgatttttttattaattatagaaaTGGGGTAAAGTACGTAATAGAAATAGTAACAACAATGATGAGCACGAATCCAATCTACCATAACTGCGttagataaataaatgagTTAATTATGGAAAAGGGACGGAAAAGTTAAACAATTATAAGATTAGGAACAATGCATAAGTGATTGTGAAAACCAGCACTTCTATAATGCTAAAAGACGCTTCTACCCTCGTCAAACTTTGTCTTCAAGCTTTTCCCGTTCTCTGTTTTGATAAGGGAGATGCAAATctctgatgaagatgacgaaACGGTTGCCGATCAACTTCGAAAACGCAAACACGAAACGGTTCgtaaaaccaaacaattaCGTCATCGGAGATGCAGATCTGTCATGATTCTGGTAATTGTGGGTGTTGAAAATACAATTAATCATGaaacttcaacaaaattaagCCATATCAAACTTCGAAACGAGAAAGATTTAcaattcttttaatttttctctcttggGTTCACCAATTATTAGTTCCTTACGCTTTAATTTTCATCAATGGAGTTCATGATAGCATTCAGAGATAGTAGAGGAAGAGAACGTTAGAGAAATTGCATGGGTTTCCTAAATAGTATcatcttagggtttagtaaTCTTGAATCAACCAgggtttttaattataaatgatttttgggataatagattttgttttttcggaAGAAACGTTAGAGTGATAGAGGAGAAGCTTGCGAAGATGAaggaaaagaggaagagaagctgAGATTGAAAGGGTAAAATCGTCCTATTCCAGAAATAAAAGTTCCTTTTTTCAAAGGACCTCCCCAATGTGCCTAAAATCAAAgacttttgagaaaatattctCATTTTGACAACAATCCCTAAATAAATAGATGGTTCTGTAACTATCCTTGTGTTTAATATACAATGAGTATACAGTAATTAGCAACGAGGTCAACCCGTCTAtatgaatctatatataaagggAAAGCATAGCTAGTTCTCAGAGTAtatctatctctcttcttcttgttctttagCTCGGTTCAATTCTATAGTATTTGAGGCTTATATTTGAGTGAAGAAAATGGAGGGAGAGAATAGTAGCATTGAGAAAGGATTATTATTGATAAGGAAGGAAGAGAGTGCAAATACAACTCCATTTCTTGTCTTCACCACTTTCATCATTGTCTCTGCTTCCTTCTCCTTTGGCGTTGCCGTACGTTtccacctctctctctctctctctctagatACACACACATATGATACGAGATTCGAAATTTAGAACTGGGTTTTGAGTAGAAATATTCCAGTGTTCAAGTTATTTAGATATTCAGGCATGTATCTCAATTATTTTGATGATAATCAGTTAGGACATACTGCTGGTACAATGGCCTCCATTATGGAAGATCTTGATCTTTCTATCACACAAGTATGTCTCATTACTATTTTAGATCggttttaacaaataaaaaactatttctGATAAGTCTTATGAAAACtggaatttggtttttatggATATTTTTCGCAGTTTTCTGTATTTGGTTCACTATTGACATTTGGAGGAATGATTGGAGCACTATTTAGCGCCACAATTGCAGATTCATTTGGTTGTAAAATGGTCAGATATTTCTTATTGTAAATCCTATATACATTGGCAAATCCTTAAACCACTAATCActtttaataatgttttcgCTCTAATAAATTTCTTAGACTTTGTGGATCACTGAGGTATTCTGCATAAGTGGATGGCTTGCAATTGCACTAGCCAAGGTTTCTTCACTACCCATTTATAGTATCCCTACTATATAAGCTTCCTCTCTAATCTCGATTAAGTTATCTTTGCGTAGAACATTATTTGGCTGGACTTGGGACGATTCTTTGTAGGAATTGGAGTTGGTCTCCTTAGTTACGTGGTaatttctttaaaagaaaaatggtttcTGGATAGAAAaattctatttcttttttttttttaacaacgctagtttatattattttttttgtaggttcCTGTATATATCGCAGAAATAACTCCTAAAACTGTGCGAGGCACTTTTACATTTAGTAATCAGgtaatgtaattttatatttatatattgctATTTTTGggttgatatatatttattgatgaAGGTCTAGTTATTTTCAGTTATTGCAAAATTGTGGAGTCGCAACGGCGTATTACCTTGGAAATTTCATGTCATGGAGAATAATAGCCTTAATAGGTGATTCTTCTCATCtactataattttgttttctacagTTTTCATATTTAGTATTcataaagaaatttaaatattacttggataaatatatcatcaaatatACTTTAACGTCTTCAGGCATACTTCCATGCTTGATACAACTTGTTGGGTTGTTTTTCGTCCCCGAATCTCCAAGATGGTTGGTTAGTTATATGAATCATCtcatatatacaatttatAAGTAAATTGTCTATTTtgtaagtaaaaatatatgcatatagaTGTAACGTGATTCATTATTGTAGGCAAAAGAAGGTCGTGACGAAGAATGTGAGGTTGTTCTTCAGAAACTAAGAGGAGATGAAGCGGATATTGTGAAGGAAACTCAAGAAATCTTGgtacacatacatataaatcatgataaaaaaaacaaatattaacatttcatttaattttgatcaaaatttattttattactatttcTTCCATTATTTCACACacagaattttaaatttaatattttcttcttgaacaaAATCTTGCTGATctttaacaataataatatatataaaaaaatctcatcttcattcattttttttgcagatttctGTTGAGGCTTCTGCGAATATCAGCATGCGTAGtcttttcaaaaagaaatatactCATCAACTTACAGTATGAAATAGGGGATTTCATTCATCAGcagaattttttaaaattattaaaagtaATTTAGTTGACTGaactgatttttgtttttggttaattgAATCAAGATTGGTATAGGTTTGATGCTTCTGCAACAGTTAAGTGGGAGTGCAGGATTAGGTTATTACACTGGTAGCGTATTTGATCTTGCCGGTAAGGTTTCATCAATGTGGATTCAATGGTTATCattgttttattcttttaatgattatttacgtaaatatataaatgttttctttttcaatatattttcaaactcTTAAGGATTTCCTTCTCGGATTGGGATGACGGTGTTGTCTATTGTCGTGGTAcgtatatgtaaaaatattcataatgTGATCGTTGATTCGATTATGAAATGGGATTGATCATTTACACTTTTGACTTCTAAATTTCTTCGACTCGATTATGAAATGGGATTGATCATGATAGGTACCAAAAGCTATATTGGGTCTGATACTTGTGGAACGATGGGGAAGAAGACCGCTTCTTATGGTTatgtaacttttatttattgctATAGTGTTTTATTGTGTTAATTGGTTAATTACGTTTATAGAAAGCATACAAATTTGAATGTACAAATTTGCAGGCATCGgcatttggtttatgtttaggTTGTATCTCTCTTGCATTAGCGTTTGGATTGAAAGGTGTCCCTGGGGTTAATGTAAATGTTACTCCCACTTTGGCATTTATAGGAATAATGGTAAGTAAGAACCAATTCAGTAATTTAtattatcttcaaaataaaaaatcatacttttttgttctttgtaaatgttattttttagtAATAGCTAGATTCtatagaaatttcaaaatttgattaaatagAGTTTATCTATAATCCAAACAGACATTCGTAATGATGTTCGCAGCTGGATTAGGAGCCCTACCATGGATCATAATGTCTGaggtatatatgtttacttttATATGCTTgaacaaactttttatttagtttcctttttctaaTGGCATTCAAAATTGTTCATTTAATTtcctttaatattttttgtttagatatttCCGATGGACATGAAAGTAGTAGCTGGGAGTTTAGTAAGCATAACAAATTGGTTTACTGGTTGGATCGTCAGCTACTGTTTCAATTTTATGCTTCTTTGGAGCCCAACCGGTACGTCAAAACTAGTCCAGATCGCATTAAACTGTACCtaatttcgttttcttctctaaacctTATCAACCAAATTTAGAGATTcattatttatacatattcACATAACTATATAACTTAACAACAGAGACAAAAATTAGATAATTTTTCTGTTGTCAGTTTGAACATTTCTTGGAAACCCAGTCTCGAGTTCTTTAGTTTTGGATCTTACAATGATATATGATTTATGAATTTCAAGATTCCAATAACGATGCCTATATCTTATTTTTGCAAACTCGAATTGCAGGAACTTTTATCATATTTGCTACGATAAGTGGAGCAACGGTTGTATTCGCATGGTGTTTAGTGCCTGAGACTCGAGGATTGACTTTAGAAGAAATCCAACGACGTGCTAATTAATTCTTTGAGTTACATTGATctcaaatatgaaatatttataagaaataaaatcataattaatcgGATGTCATATATACAAACGCTGAATGTGATTCGATTATGGTCTAAATTCattgatagttttttttaatgtaagaTCATGTTgtttacaacaaaaattacaacaaaaaaaaggggaAAGATCAGGTGTTCATCATGCCGACAGTTGTgctataatcttttttattattatcaaacCAAACCTGTTGGATTTAGATCATATTAAAAAGTAGAGCTAACCCAACCAAAATTATCTAACCTAACAACGAAGAACAATACAATGACTGATGTTATATTTGAACataaactaattataaatttacatGACCTGCTTGATTTAGATCATAAAAAGTAGAGACATGCCAACCAAAATCTTCTAACctaaaaaacgaaaaataatacaaatgaCTGATGTGATATATAAGGTGAAGTTCTACAATGCACGTTTCTTGGTCCCCAGATCCTAATCTTAGTAGTTTTGCCTTTTGTGTTCAAAACTTCGGGCTAAGGCCCAAATAGTATACTCGGGCTAGGGCCGGTTTGAAAAAAATCCCCTTTCTTTCTGCCGACGTAATTCAGAGAACGAAATCATGTCGCCGTATCTTAGATGCGTCGTCGCGCAGTACATCCATTATTCAGAGTCAGACTGTATCACAATTCATctactttttctctcttttttttcattgtttagAATAATTCAGtactgtatttttttttaaatgtattgaCTGGTGTAAACTGGAAAAAAGGTCATCCAGTGTGACACAGAAAATAATACAATGACTGATGTGATATTTAGGTGACGTTCTAGCATGCACGTTTCTACCTTTCATTTTGCGTCCAGGTTCAGTGACTGATCAGTCATGATATAGCTTTTGCCACTTTTCGTGAAGGGTTAATTAAATCCAACtaattatttcatttaatgcaattcatattttatttatatgtatataatgttTCCActgtctttgtttttatatatctatttatatacTTTCCAAACTATGACAAAGCGTATGtcgtgttttgttttatttaaatttatgtaaCATTCATTATGGAAAAAATATAGCTAGGATATATACGACAATGTTCGCAAGGAAAAGGTTTACACATCAATCACTATGAAGAGCAGGTTGTGTACtttattatgtaaataatGTTTGCAAAGACACTGCCAATAGATGTAAATGTGTATTTAGGTTGTCCCCGTAAGGGATGCTTGCAATTCTTCAAGCGACTGTCCTTTGGTTTCCGGCACGAGCATCCATATAAAAAGCAATGACAATCCCCCCACCATCGCAAATATGTAAAAGGTTCctatttaattaacaaaaacaataaacaatacGTATAATTGGATTAGTAGATTTTTTTCTGGATTAAGGTGagttttaatatctttttaagCCTTATGTTCATATTAActggaaaataaaagagaaaataaagaccTTGTGCGCTCCATTCAAACATAAAGTTGAAACCATAACTAACGAACCACCCAGTGGTCCACGATGTTAATGCAACGATTGACCCTGCTgaaacttttatatttatcgGAAATatctgaaacaacaaaaagacacaaaataaacctttcttttctttgataaatatttggttattggattttcttttctttgaatataagTTATTAACCTCAGACATAATGATCCAAGGTAGCCCTCCTATACCGATTGCAAAAAATCCAAAGTAGACCTAGCCAGAATAGTCGAATTACGTTCAGTTTTGTTATTACAATTTAATaacgaaaaatataatttgaaaaaatgaatGCTTTTTACCAGAATATTTATGAAGACGAAAACTGGAATAAATTCAGGAAACAGATTCATTTCCTGTTCATccccacacacaaaaaaaaatcatatagatTTAATTGTAATATTATAAGTGCTAATAGTTATCTTATATTAGTCCAATATTAGGAAACAAGAGTAACCTGTAACGTGAAGCTAACCCCAATAAGCAAGGATCCGATAGACATTCCAACAGCAGAAGCCTAGAATAATGTTTATCAAGATAatgttaataattattatactGTTATATTGttatgtctatatataaactGTATTTTTCTAACCAATAGGAGTGGTCGTCTTCCCCATCTATCCACAAGAATCAGACCAACCAAAGCTTTTGGGATCTACaaagagtaaaaaataatcataatgGTATAATCGAAATAGCTTTGAGAAATTTAAtatcgtaaaaaaaaaatcaattagtTAAAGGTACGCACCACGAACACACCAAATATCATTGATCCAAGTCTCTCTGAAAAGCCTGTTTAAACGACGAAAATGCAGATAACATAAATAATAGGTAGTATTAAATAACTCCTACGAgtattatttatatgaaagcaaaataaattcataaataataatagtaagaCTATGAATATCCTAACCAGCTTTTCTAAATATGGCATTTGAATAATATGTGATACCGCTAGCTCCAGATAATTGTTGTATCAACATTAAACCAATTCCAACCTgtacataaaaaaatgaaaaggtatgattttataaataaatcattacTTTCACCAACAGTAAAATCATCAATAACTAGCCTTTTCACTTTATATTTCTCTATATGTGAATTACCGTACCACTAGAGTTCGTCTATACTTCTTCTGAAACATGTCACAAAAACTGGactttgaatcttcttcaagCATTTTTGTCATAACCTAAACATAAGTTTACCAAACATGTAACTAGACCAAAAACTTCAagattctatatataaaaaaaaaaattatttataaagaaagtatactaataatatttaaattgctaatgtttataaaatataccTGAATTTCAGCGGCTTCATCTGAAACATCAGCATCTTTCCCTCTAAGGCGATGCAGAGAGTTTTCTACTTCTTTAACTGAACCGATTTTAGCCTAAAAacagtaataaataaataaatttaaaataatttaagaaaGCTCTATATATTCATATGAAAAATTTCACAGTCGAtctgaaatatataaagaaaataccAACCAACCATCTTGGTGATTCCGGTATGAAATATATACCGATCACTGGAATGAAACATGGAAGAGCACCTGAACCGGAATATATACTTGAATAAAACTAACATGTAGTCTTCACAGAAGattgaaataaacaaaaatgtacatgttgaaataaatattatactattattgaaagaaaaaaaatgtaaatggCTTGCGAGGAGATATTTCGTTACCTATAACAGCCAGAACCCGCCAATTAATTACAGTTCcgaaaaaataaatcagagAAATTCCACTGTTTTGAAGAAGCTATAAAAccagaaataaaaattggttGGCTACgataaaaatggtaaaatataaaaatgtgataaccaaaaataaatagataaaatttACCAGGGTTGAAGCAGAAAATGCGCCACGAACATGTTTAGGAGTGATTTCCGCAATATAGACAGGGACCTTTTGCgaatatttaaatattgattttaagaaatgtgaaataagatgaaaatgaaattatgtATTAATTATAGATAACTTTAAATTACCACGTAGCTAGTCAAGCCCACTCCGATGCCTAAAGAAATTCTTCCCAAGTCCAGCCACAAGACATTCTTTTCGTTTCCACATAAATCATGTCTATGTATTAGATATATTGAcaatttttatagaaaataattaatcgAGTTTTGGGATTCACACCTTTGCAAAAGCAATGGAGAGCCAACCAAAAATGCAGAACAAATCGCATGCCCACAACGTCTTTAATTGTTattcataataaaaaaataaagaaaatttattagaatttagtactaagaaaataattttgaaagaaactaGTGTATAATTCTCTATGTAATagtaattactaatttactaGTATGATTAAGAAATAGGGTAAAATGGTAATACTCGTCTTCTGCCAAGGATGACTGCTAATTGACCGCTAAACAAAGCTCCCACCGCACCTCCCAAGTTCAAAAAGGAACCAAACGCTGaaaactggaaaaaaaaatatatatgaaaatttgtgAAGCACACTTACTTCATCAAAATGCTAAGTTGTTCCTGACAAAATGCAATGCTAAATATAGTATTTTCTCTCAATGTAGTGTGTACTTGCATGTGtctcttaatatatttttccaagcCATTTTTTTCTACTCATAACTCATAAGAAGTAGTCATAACTGTTGGACCACAAGAAACAACTAGATACAGAAGAACCTATTATCTCCAGTTGCGAAAGCTATATCTTATTTATCATTGATGTCTTTATACGTAACTACATACTATAGATtatcaatttcattttcttcatatcGACCTGGCTTGTGTGTTAAGAGTCTGATCAATTAGGATTAAAGggtatttaaatatttattacaaaagctaaattgaaaaagaaagaaaaaacaaagtacaTACTTGTGCCATAGAAAGGTCTAACTCTTTCATGATTGCAGTTTCAGCGCCGGAAGTATAACCATTCTACGAAATTAAATCATTTGATcaattaagaagaaattacAGGGAAAAgatctatataaaaaagaaagagattaagaCTAAAGAGATAAATAATAGGTAAACCCATTGGTCGGAAATCCGAGTGACTGTTGCATGTATAGCTAAGATTAATCATTATCTTCAATacaatttgatcaaaatatatGTGGTGATGGATGGATAATGGGTGAAAAAGTCCCTTCGGGAACATCCGATAAAAATCTGTGGTGATGGCAAAAAAGAGTAGAGagagaaattaagaaactcACAGCACATCCATAGCTGAAGGAACTACAAACAGCAACAAAAGTGCTGAGGATAACACAAGCTGTGATACGACGATCATCTCTGTCGTTTTCATGCCGAAGAAGTCCTTCTTCCATGCTTTTATTTTCCCCCGCCACCACTCTTACGCTTAATTTCTCctctctttatatattaattttccaaaaatcttctaataaacaaaaagaaatcttgCTGATTATAAACAGAGGAGAGGACAAGATAGAtaaaatagagagagaaaatagatagagaaaaacagagtttacACGTG from Arabidopsis thaliana chromosome 3, partial sequence includes these protein-coding regions:
- a CDS encoding Major facilitator superfamily protein: MEGENSSIEKGLLLIRKEESANTTPFLVFTTFIIVSASFSFGVALGHTAGTMASIMEDLDLSITQFSVFGSLLTFGGMIGALFSATIADSFGCKMTLWITEVFCISGWLAIALAKNIIWLDLGRFFVGIGVGLLSYVVPVYIAEITPKTVRGTFTFSNQLLQNCGVATAYYLGNFMSWRIIALIGILPCLIQLVGLFFVPESPRWLAKEGRDEECEVVLQKLRGDEADIVKETQEILISVEASANISMRSLFKKKYTHQLTIGIGLMLLQQLSGSAGLGYYTGSVFDLAGFPSRIGMTVLSIVVVPKAILGLILVERWGRRPLLMVM
- a CDS encoding Major facilitator superfamily protein (Major facilitator superfamily protein; FUNCTIONS IN: substrate-specific transmembrane transporter activity, carbohydrate transmembrane transporter activity, transporter activity, sugar:hydrogen symporter activity; INVOLVED IN: transport, transmembrane transport; LOCATED IN: integral to membrane, membrane; CONTAINS InterPro DOMAIN/s: Sugar transporter, conserved site (InterPro:IPR005829), Major facilitator superfamily (InterPro:IPR020846), General substrate transporter (InterPro:IPR005828), Sugar/inositol transporter (InterPro:IPR003663), Major facilitator superfamily, general substrate transporter (InterPro:IPR016196); BEST Arabidopsis thaliana protein match is: Major facilitator superfamily protein (TAIR:AT3G05400.1); Has 23736 Blast hits to 23642 proteins in 1822 species: Archae - 433; Bacteria - 9900; Metazoa - 4398; Fungi - 6064; Plants - 1930; Viruses - 0; Other Eukaryotes - 1011 (source: NCBI BLink).); its protein translation is MEGENSSIEKGLLLIRKEESANTTPFLVFTTFIIVSASFSFGVALGHTAGTMASIMEDLDLSITQFSVFGSLLTFGGMIGALFSATIADSFGCKMTLWITEVFCISGWLAIALAKNIIWLDLGRFFVGIGVGLLSYVVPVYIAEITPKTVRGTFTFSNQLLQNCGVATAYYLGNFMSWRIIALIGILPCLIQLVGLFFVPESPRWLAKEGRDEECEVVLQKLRGDEADIVKETQEILISVEASANISMRSLFKKKYTHQLTIGIGLMLLQQLSGSAGLGYYTGSVFDLAGFPSRIGMTVLSIVVVPKAILGLILVERWGRRPLLMASAFGLCLGCISLALAFGLKGVPGVNVNVTPTLAFIGIMTFVMMFAAGLGALPWIIMSEIFPMDMKVVAGSLVSITNWFTGWIVSYCFNFMLLWSPTGTFIIFATISGATVVFAWCLVPETRGLTLEEIQRRAN
- a CDS encoding Major facilitator superfamily protein, giving the protein MKELDLSMAQFSAFGSFLNLGGAVGALFSGQLAVILGRRRTLWACDLFCIFGWLSIAFAKNVLWLDLGRISLGIGVGLTSYVVPVYIAEITPKHVRGAFSASTLLLQNSGISLIYFFGTVINWRVLAVIGALPCFIPVIGIYFIPESPRWLAKIGSVKEVENSLHRLRGKDADVSDEAAEIQVMTKMLEEDSKSSFCDMFQKKYRRTLVVGIGLMLIQQLSGASGITYYSNAIFRKAGFSERLGSMIFGVFVIPKALVGLILVDRWGRRPLLLASAVGMSIGSLLIGVSFTLQEMNLFPEFIPVFVFINILVYFGFFAIGIGGLPWIIMSEIFPINIKVSAGSIVALTSWTTGWFVSYGFNFMFEWSAQGTFYIFAMVGGLSLLFIWMLVPETKGQSLEELQASLTGTT
- a CDS encoding Major facilitator superfamily protein (Major facilitator superfamily protein; FUNCTIONS IN: carbohydrate transmembrane transporter activity, sugar:hydrogen symporter activity; INVOLVED IN: transport, transmembrane transport; LOCATED IN: integral to membrane, membrane; CONTAINS InterPro DOMAIN/s: Sugar transporter, conserved site (InterPro:IPR005829), Major facilitator superfamily (InterPro:IPR020846), Sugar/inositol transporter (InterPro:IPR003663), General substrate transporter (InterPro:IPR005828), Major facilitator superfamily, general substrate transporter (InterPro:IPR016196); BEST Arabidopsis thaliana protein match is: Major facilitator superfamily protein (TAIR:AT3G05165.3); Has 26526 Blast hits to 25887 proteins in 1891 species: Archae - 454; Bacteria - 10936; Metazoa - 4979; Fungi - 6352; Plants - 2668; Viruses - 0; Other Eukaryotes - 1137 (source: NCBI BLink).); its protein translation is MEEGLLRHENDRDDRRITACVILSTFVAVCSSFSYGCANGYTSGAETAIMKELDLSMAQFSAFGSFLNLGGAVGALFSGQLAVILGRRRTLWACDLFCIFGWLSIAFAKNVLWLDLGRISLGIGVGLTSYVVPVYIAEITPKHVRGAFSASTLLLQNSGISLIYFFGTVINWRVLAVIGALPCFIPVIGIYFIPESPRWLAKIGSVKEVENSLHRLRGKDADVSDEAAEIQVMTKMLEEDSKSSFCDMFQKKYRRTLVVGIGLMLIQQLSGASGITYYSNAIFRKAGFSERLGSMIFGVFVIPKALVGLILVDRWGRRPLLLASAVGMSIGSLLIGVSFTLQEMNLFPEFIPVFVFINILVYFGFFAIGIGGLPWIIMSEIFPINIKVSAGSIVALTSWTTGWFVSYGFNFMFEWSAQGTFYIFAMVGGLSLLFIWMLVPETKGQSLEELQASLTGTT